The stretch of DNA AACGCTCAGCACAAAAGTTCAAACGGAGCAGCCGTGGAAAAAGTCCCACCGGCTTCCCACCCGGAGTCGCACGTGAATCGTCTCTTCGCCGAAACaaaaaccccccccaaaaacaatcGATGTGAATCAGAGAAAACGCGCTTCAGACACTAATGACACCGGCGGAATCAGGGACGCCGTCGAACAACAAGCCCTTTGATTCAGGGAAAATGCGGAGCTCTGGATTTCTGGGCCCTGGTGACGGGCAACTTTCCTGCCAACGCTGAATTCTTTAAACCAGGAAACGAGTCGACTGTCCTAAACAATGAAATGGTGGAACAGGAGCGGCTGGGTTGGATCCATCAGCGCCTCCATCTGATCCAGATGTGCCCGGGACAGGAACGCCCCGCATCCGGCTGGGTTACAGCTCGTCGTCAGAGGTGATCAGCATGATTTTATCCAGTTTGCGAGAGCTCTTGGTGCCCGTGGCCACTTTGCCGTTCATGCTGGGCGGCGCCACCTCCTGCGTGGACTGCTGGGTGTACTGCTGGTAGGCCGGGGAGAAGTTGTGGATGGCGTCCTGCACCATGTCGCCCGGATTGATGGTTTCCTTCAAACCGCTGGAGATGCTGTGCATGTGGGGGAGGTTCGCTGTCCGAGCAAGAGAAGAGGACAAAAACTAATTAGACTCCACCTCTAATCGCAGCGGGTAGCGCCGCGCGGGTCATGTGACCGCCCAACGCGATCAATGATTGACAGCCGGCCGTAAAGAAAAGAAGGGCAAGCAGGAAATCATCTGGTTTTAAAGGGAGGTCATATAATAGTCATAAAGAAATGTTTATTATCCCGGAGACTGGGAACGGAGGAGCTTCCTGGAGGGGGGAATAAATTGGCTGGGTGATTGATATCGGAGCTTTCCCTCCCGAGTCCCGGTTGGAATTTGCTTGCTGCTTCCGATTACTCACCAGGTTTCCCacccccccctaccccctacaGCAGCGCTGCCTTTGCCGGCTGGTAAATATGCACAAACTCTGGGCTTAATGAACTTAATGAACACCAACGGGGCGGAGCGGAGTCACTCCCAGCACTTCCAAGGCTGTGTTTGCCCCGTGGGGGCAACATTCCTTCAGCTCTCACCTGGCACTTCACTCTTCTGCTCCTGGTAGATGGTGCAGGGGAAGGCGTATCTCAGGGCGATGGCCGCGAAGAACATTTCGATGCAGATGATGAAGTTCTGCCAACCCGCCGCCACCGTGCCGGCGCCCACTTCCTGCCCGTCGATGAAAAGGGCGTTGGGAATGACGCCGCAGCGCTCCAGGATGGCCAGGACCATTCCTGAAAGGCAGGCCACAGAACAGTGAGGCGGGATCTGGGCGCGGAGCGGATAGAGGGAGCGACGGAAGGCTGCGTTTACCCTGCCAGAAGGACAAGAAAATGACCGACTTGATGGTGAGGAATTTGAGCACGGGTTCGTAGGGCCGGAGCAGGTCGCTGGTggcgaagaagaagaggaagagggcgtAGAGCGCCAGGCTGACGGAGAAGTTGTAGATGATGGTGATGTAGAGGTATCCTCCGTTGACGCTGCGCAGAGAGAAGAGAGTGATGAGAAACCCGATTCCTGCGCCGCCTCTCCGCAAAGCCAACAATCCCTTTATGTACGTGTTTATGTCATGTTGGGTGCAGACGTCGTTATCCATCAGGCAGCGCCCCCGCCTCAATACTTGGCATTCCGGAGAGGTTCCCCGTGGAACTAGCTGTGGCGACACTAATTACCAGCGCGCACGGCTGGTTGAGAACGTACGAGTAAACAACGGGAAACATCACGGCTCTTGTTAGGGAACGTAAAGGCAGACATAGAAGAGAGAGCTATTTCAGGGAACAAGGAAGCACGCGGGGAGGGGAAGGGGTGAACTCCGGGGTTATTCGGAGCGTTGCCACGGCTGCACGTGGGAATCAGTCAGACGGTGCTGCATATTTTAGagctttcaattacactcagaATATAATTTGACCGGCTCCACGAGCCTCTCTGGGGTCGGCGCTCGTGACATGTGCATAATAAAGCTAGGAAGCACCAGAATCATTTATAATACACCAAAGTGAAACTCCACAGGACAGGATGGGGGATAAAAAGTAACCCTGCCCACAGGAAGGCTCAACACCCTCAGTCCTGCTCTGCAACACTTGATTTGCTAGCAAAGCGCGAGAAACGGCGGCGCTCACTTAAAATCCCCGTCGTGGTATTTGCCGTAGGCCTgcaggatgatggtgatgacggcCATGATGGGTTTGAGCACGCAGAACTGCAGCGTCGCCTGGTGAACGGAACACATCACACTTCAGAAGACAAACAAGCAGGAGGCGGAAGGATACGTGAAAACCGGCGGCGCAACTAATCCAGAGGACGTGTAAGTTTGTGTGGAACAAGATTAAGATGCgggggatgtggggggggggggtagacctGCGTGCTCCATCCTATAAGATGGGAGTCCTTTGTGGTCTGTACTGAAGCCAGAACCAAGCGATTTAACAGAGGCGGCAGGAAAGTTCCATCACTGTGGCCGCGCTCGGgtgcatcagagcagcagcgctCAGTTTGATAGTCTGGAGGGGAGCTTTTCCAAATGGCTTTATTAAATTGATTTACTTTGAGGTATTTAGCCTTTGGTGGCGGTAAACCTCTTCTGCTGCCAACGTGTCACAGCGGATATTCTTAAAGAGGGGAGAATTTGCTGACGCATCTTTATACACGCCGGAGAAATCCTCCAACGGTTCCTGCACGAGCGGCGCGTTTCACACAGGTTCCAGACCACCAGGTGCCTCGGGGGCGATATGTGCGGGGACGTTTGATGCCTGTCACGCACTCACGTCACCTGGGACCGCGCGGCCACCTCCTGTGAACTGTGGGCTAAATCTCAGCCCCTCGCCACGCCTGCGCACGCTTACACCCCCGATGAGCCGGGAAAGTGCAGTATCAGCCGGACTGACTGGTTCACATTATCAAAATTACAAAAGTGTATTCTTATTGAAATAATGGCTTCTGCGACGGCCCCCGTCAGTCCCCGAACCCGCCCGCGCCGCTTCCAGGATTACACTTTTGCCTACTTTCCAGAAAATAAGACCTTAAACTGTCTGTCAATATgataaaggatttaaaaaatgaaatgttaagaaaaaaaaaaaaaaaaaagggcccaGGACTCCGGAGCTACTTAATCTCTTATCTCATGGAACCACCGCAACACTCGGCAGCTTTTCAATATCACCCATTCATTTGTTCACCTCTTTTTAAGCACACGCCAAAGCCTGCCAGGACCGAGGAAGgagggttttggggttttttttacttaaaaatcGGTTTGATCTGGTGAGCTTTGCCTATCAGATTTATCTTAGGTTAGCTGGGATTAGCTTCACGGGCCGGGGATGAGATGCTCCACCTCACCTTCATTCCATTATCACTTCCCTTAATATTGCATTTAATAACAATGTCGCTGTTAGCTTCCAGTTAGCATGTCGCACGTCACGGCTCATCTTCTGAACGTCAGAAAACGCGCCTGGAGGTGGCTGTAAGAGCGGACGCCGCCACCTAAAGTCGCCCAGCAGGAGCGCTTTGGTGTTTGGGGAGCTGGGCACGGCCCTATTGTTTCCTGTGCAGACTTCAGAAAGGGAGCCGAGACAGTCGGGGAGGAACTCACTTGCTTGCAGAATCTTAAGAAGCCGATGGAGTAGCTCATCCCGACCAGGCAGCAGGTACCATACAGACAGCTTGACCTGTGGAAACAAAAGGGCGCCACCTCCTTATACAGCAGAGAGTCTGTCTCAGAGACCTGCTCAATGCGTTCCTTCACTTTCTGGAGAGAAATCCCATTTTTGTGGGCCAAGATGTGAAGAAATCAGATGAATCGGGAATaagaaagctttttttaaagggtatttctcatttttaataAGTGGATTCTGCTCCGTGCAGAGCTGGGTGGCGCTTCGTTTGACTGCAGCGTATGTAAATCAGGACAATATTATTCATGCAAGCCGCCCACGCGGGTAAATCCCACTTGGTTTTGTTTAGAACTCTACAAAGGACAACCAGGTAAAATGGAAGACAAGCTGCTCACTGGGTTTTTGATACACTCATTGAAAATTCTGGACCCAAAGTTGATTTTTGACAAGTTCCCAGTGGTGAATAAGGTAATTCAGTGCTGCTCTTTTTTAATATAAACTATACGTCAAACTGGAACACTTGGGGAAGGTCAGGGTGGCGAGGATAACACTGGATTTCCCAGGTTCTGGGGCTCATGGTATCTTCGGTGAATTAGCTAAATTGCTTTGGGATTAAAAATTAGAAATGAACCAAGAATCCAGGGTCACGCAGAAGATGGGGTATTAAGGGTTTTTTCTTGAAAATGCTCTGGCTTAATGGATAGTAATTACATTTCTGTAACCCTTCCTGGACCATTAGCCTTAATTGGGGTGGAGGGGTGAAGGGACGGCTGGGCCTGAGCAGCAGGGACAGATAAAGACTAACTTCTAGACTCAGATAGCACCTGACATTTATCAGTGAGCTACAGCACATGTTTGGGCTCATAACTCCAAGATGCTTGTCAGCATTAGGCCTTTCACAATCCTCCCCAGAGAGGATATAAGCACAtctaattttaacattttcttcATCTTCGGCAGACAAAAAGATGAAGCTACACACTCAGATTTCCCTGCAGGTTGTTGGATCCGTTGCCCTGAATGTTGATTCCCACTAATGTTTATACCCGATGTGCTTTATCCAAGCAGATGTTAATGTAAACAAGAAACACAGACCTTGATCTAATGCCGAGCAGCAAAGATGTGTAAGGATAGCTGACGTTCACGGGATCATTAGCATTCCCAGGAGCAGCGCCGCTGCGGGAAGACTGAGGAACTTACTGTATGGGCTTCCCTCGGATCTCTGACATGATGGCGCTTTCTCCTCCAAGATACTCGAAGGACAAGCTCAGGAAGTTGTAAATAACAAACGctgtgccaaaaaaaaaagaggagctcGGCGTTATTTTATCTCGATTCGACCGAATGTTTAGAATCAAGAAAAAGTCAAACGTTCCCACAATTTGAAACAATACATGTTTGACTCTTTACATTAAGAAGCCTTCTGGGGTTCTGAGGCCTGGAAATCCCTTCCTAATACTCTGTTGCTATTTAAGGAGGGATTAAAGCAGGCTAATGCAGATGGTGTCCAGTCAAGAGAGGGTTAGCTACGTTTCAGCCGGAGCTGCAGGCCGGTGGCTTTCGGAGGCACCGCGCTATCAATCAGCCACAAAATTGGCCTTCAAAGTTGAAACTAATCTCCTGAATtattcatttcctcctcctccttttatcAATTTCACTTGTAATCCAACACGCGACTCAGCTTCAGTGCTAATGCCGCCCCACATAATTATAATTTAAATCTATCAGTGCTTCGTCCGGATACCAGAGTTCATTCCCACTGTACAGCCATTCCCGTTTAGCCAGTAATTCAAATAAACAGGATCATTCTTAGGCGACAAACTGTCTGGGCGCACAACAGGAGGCTGCTCCTGAAATGACACGTGGAAATTCAACACTGCACGTTTGCCAACGTGACAATGAGCAACAATGAAAACAGGTCCGGGCGGTTTCTCCTCTTCCCGCTTGCCAGCAGGAATGAATGAGGGAAGGAAGCGATCCGAAAGGGGACGGTTACCTTCGTAGCAGTCGCGGATGGAATCGAAGTAGACGTAGTACTGCTCGTTATTGATGAAGAGCAGGCTGAGCCAGGAGTCAAAGGCGTACACTGGCACGATGAAGAGGATGCGGATGATGTAGCGCTGCTGGTTGGGGACGGTGTAGGACCGAAGATGCGTATAGATCTAcaattaaaaaaggagagaaaataaagTCGTTAATATGACGATGGGTTCGATGCTCATCTCTAGGGAACAGAAACGGGTTGTCCCGGTCCAGATTTTTGCTCCCGATACGATCCGATACTAAATAACCACCGCCGTGGCGATACCGATACAGTTTGCTGATACagtcatgcccccccccccccccccccccagatccgATACTATTACAAGGCCGATCTGATACTTATGATCGGATCGAGACAACATTTTCTCATCTCTTCGTGACAGTAGCATGAAACGTCCTGTCCTGCTGCATTAGATAAAAGGCAGGACTGGACTTTGAACCGCCCGGCCGACGATAACTGGTGACAAATCCTTCGGTTCTCCTGGATACGG from Takifugu flavidus isolate HTHZ2018 chromosome 18, ASM371156v2, whole genome shotgun sequence encodes:
- the tmem184a gene encoding transmembrane protein 184A; amino-acid sequence: MSFPAEVMASSAENGSIVHLDAPILPDKSDVSNMTIIRTGTGAILEDQFFLNTVVARMVSGIFVWTALLITGHQIYTHLRSYTVPNQQRYIIRILFIVPVYAFDSWLSLLFINNEQYYVYFDSIRDCYEAFVIYNFLSLSFEYLGGESAIMSEIRGKPIQSSCLYGTCCLVGMSYSIGFLRFCKQATLQFCVLKPIMAVITIILQAYGKYHDGDFNVNGGYLYITIIYNFSVSLALYALFLFFFATSDLLRPYEPVLKFLTIKSVIFLSFWQGMVLAILERCGVIPNALFIDGQEVGAGTVAAGWQNFIICIEMFFAAIALRYAFPCTIYQEQKSEVPANLPHMHSISSGLKETINPGDMVQDAIHNFSPAYQQYTQQSTQEVAPPSMNGKVATGTKSSRKLDKIMLITSDDEL